CCTTTTGTTCCACCGGATGAAAGTACTGAAGAACAACAGATGAAAGAATTTGGGCCAGAGGTTGTTGGTTTCATTGAAGGACACAGACCCATCATTATATCAGGTGCCTGGCAGTTATCTTTCCATAATAACGAAGATTTATATGGCTTCGACTTGCTGATTGAGCTTATGAGCCATTCAATGAAAAGTTTTCCAGATATAGGTTTGATATTTTTTATTGGCAACCCCGCATATAATAATGCTTATCTTGAAAATAAACGAAACCGAATCAAAGAGCTTGGACTTGAAAAGACGATCTTATTAATAACCGGACAAAAAGAAATGTGGCCGCTTATGAAGCGCTCCTCTCTCTTTATAAGAGCAACCAATACCGATGGCGACCCAATCTCAATCAAGGAAGCGTTACATTACGGAATACATGTACTTGCCAGCGATTGCACGATGAGGGTATCAGGCGTAAAACTCTTTAAAAGCCGAAGCCTGGATTCCTTGATCAGTAGTACATTTGCCATGCTTGAAGAATCTAACCGATAATTACTAAACCAATTTCTACAAATGAATATTGAATCGTTCGTTATTGTTTTTTACATAGCATTGTATGCGGCGGCTTTTGCCCGTTTCAGGTATGCTTTGTTTCTGTATGTTTTCTTTCTTCCGATCAGGAGTCTTATTGAAACTCCAATTCTAAATATATTATCCTTTAACGTTGTTTTCGGGTTCATTTTCCTCTTTCATGCTATCAAGAATGGTTATATAAAGAAAATCAAAGCCCCATCAAGTAAGACTATTAGGGCGCTCACATCGTTTTTGTTTGTTTTTTTCCTAGTGACAGTTGCAATAGCAATCAGAGAAAGGTACATATTGCATGAATATTTAGGGCAAAACTTTAGTGTAGGTTGGGTAATTAACCGATTTCTTATTTTTATTGTAACAGTATTAAATTTTATTGTAATCATAAAGTTTTTGCTTCAAGTACAATATAATAGGGCTATAGTCTACAGGGCAATAATCTCAAGCGCGTTGGTAATAGTTTTATCTGTTTATTTCGCTAGCTGGATTGACTCAATAGGGATTAATATCAGAGAGCCACTTGATGAAAATATCGCCAGTTACAATGATATAATGAGGTTTTCAGGCCTCTACAATGGAGGTGATGTGAATTCTTTAAGTACATTTTTAAACTTAGTCATTGCATTTGTACTTACTAACTCAGTTATTAGTCGGAAAGGATTGAGTTACATATCATTGGCAATTCTGGTCGTTCTTATTTCTGGTGTAATCTATACCTTATCACGGATGGGTTTCATAACCCTTTTAATAATCATGACTTACTATATTCTGGTGTTGAACACCCAGGTTAACAAATTTTCTATCCGAACAGTTGCAAATCTATTCATAGTAGCAATGGTTTTATTCATGGCATTCTTTGCTGTAGATTACTATGGCCGTCTTGATACCATTATTGCAAGACTAGTTGAACAAGGTGTTACCGAAGAAATTGGAGTTGGTGGTCACAGGTTTTACAGATGGTCAGGTTTCATTGAATTCACCTTTGAAAACATCAACAGAACCTTATTTGGAACGAATAAAATCTTTTATGTTATGAGAACTGGGATCTGGACCGACCCCCACAACTTCTTTATCAAGCTGTTTTTCTTAAATGGTATCATTATTTTGGGTTTGTTTATTAGAAGTGCTATTAGCCTATACCGTTCATTTAAGAGACAGCACTTGACTGTAATTTTTCTGTTATTTTCAATAATAATACTTATCTCGATGATGATCATTAGCCAGGTAGGATTTGTTTCAATGCTAATTCTGTATCTCGGGATTTTAGTCTATGACACAAATCAAAACTCAAATTCTTATTCCGCAACAAAACATCCATCAAAAATCCGTTGACATGGGCAAGATATTAGCAATCACCGGCGGCACCGGCTCCTTTGGCAATGCCGTGCTGCGCCGCTTTCTTAACACGGAATCCTTTTCGGAAATCCGTATCTTCAGCCGCGACGAGAAAAAACAGGACGATATGCGGCAATTTTATCGCAACGATAAAATAAAATACTATATCGGCGATGTGCGCGACTCCCGCAGCGTGGAGTATGCCATGCAGGGTGTAGATTATGTGTTTCATGCTGCAGCCCTCAAACAGGTTCCTTCCTGCGAGTTTTTCCCTATGGAAGCGGTGCGCACCAATGTAATGGGCCTCGAAAATGCTATTGACGCTGCCCTTAAAAACGGCATCAAAAAGATGATCAGCCTCAGTACCGATAAAGCGGTGTATCCGATCAACGCCATGGGCATGACCAAAGCCCTGGCCGAAAAAGTGATGGTGGCCAAAGCCCGTCAGCTCAACGGCAACGGAACCATGCTTTGCGGTACACGCTACGGCAATGTGATGGCCTCGCGCGGAAGCGTGATCCCTTTGTTTGTTTCGCAGATCAAAGCTGGAAAACCCATCACCATTACCGATCCGGGCATGACCCGCTTTATGATGACCCTCGACGATGCCGTGGAACTGGTATTGTTTGCTTTTGAGAACGGACAGCCGGGCGATATTTTTGTCCAGAAATCTCCCGCCTCAACCATCGCCGACCTCGCGCAGGCGTTAATTGAATTGTACAATGCCAATACTGAAATCAGGATCATTGGCACAAGGCATGGCGAGAAGCTATATGAATCGCTGGTGAACCGCGAGGAAATGGCCAAAGCCGTCAACCTGCAGGATTATTACCGCATTCCCGCCGATACCCGCGACCTGAATTATGGAAAGTATTTCTCGGAAGGCGAAGAACGGGTTTCGCAGGTAGATGAATACACCTCGCACAACACCGAGCGCCTGGATGTGGAAGGCACAAAACAGCTGCTGCTAAAACTGCCCATGATCCGCAAAGACATCCTGGGCGAAAGCATGGATAACATTTACGAACCTTAAGTCTTCACGCAGATGAACGCAGATTTAAATACAACGCAGATAAGCACAGATAAAAAATCAGCGAAAATCCGCGAGTTCTCCATCAGCGAAAATCTGCGAGAAAGTTCTTCAGCGAAAATCTGCGGGAAAAAGACAGAAATAAACCAATAGAGTTCGCGCAGATGAACGCAGATTCTAATACAACGCAGATAAGCGCAGATAAAAAATCAGCGAGTTCTTAATCTGCGAAAAACTAATCTGCGAAAATCTGCGAGTTCTCAATCAGCGAGAATCTGCGAGAAAAAATTAACACCATGACAGAAAACGAATTATCCTACATCATCCGTGGAGCCATATTCAAGGTGCACAATGCCGTCGGCCCCGGTTTGCTTGAATCAGCCTACGAAGCCGCCCTGGCATATGAACTGGAGAAAAGTGGATTATCTGTTCAAATACAACTCGGGCTACCATTCGTCTATGAAGAAGTCAGCCTCGATGTTGGCTACCGCATTGATATTCTAGTAGAAAACAAAGTAATCATTGAAGTCAAATCAGTTGAAACATTAGCGCCAGTTCATTTCAAACAATTGCTGACTTATCTGAAACTTTCAAACAAACGCCTTGGCTTACTCGTCAACTTCAATACCGACACAATAGCCAACTCAATCGAACGAATCGTTAACAATCTATAAACCAATACAATTCGCGCAGATGAACGCAGATTTTAGCACCACGCAGATAAACGCAGATAAAAATTCAGCGAAAATCCGAGAGTTCTCCATCAGCGGAAATCTGCGAGAAACTAATCTGCGCCAATCTGCGAGAAAACATTCAGCGAAAATCTGCGAGAAATAAACGTTAACCCGAGAGAAAAAATAACACTATGATTAAAGTAGGCATCACAGGCCAAACAGGCTTCATAGGCACACATCTTTACAACACATTGGGATTATACCCCGAACAGTTCCAGCGTATCCCTTTCGAAGATGGATTCTTCCAGGACGAAGCAAAGCTCAAAGAATTTGTCAGCCAATGCGATGCCGTCGTCCATCTGGCAGCCATGAACCGCCACAACGACCCACAAGTAATTTACGAAACCAATATCAGGCTGGTGAAACAACTGATCACCGCCTGCACCGAAACCAACTCCACACCCCATATCCTGTTTTCGTCCTCCACCCAGGAAGAACGCGATAACCTTTACGGAAAATCCAAGAAAGAAGGCCGTAAACTGTTTGAAAAATGGGCTTTAACCCACGATGCACAATTTACCGGATTGATTATCCCCAATGTTTTCGGCCCTTTCGGCCATCCATACTATAATTCATTTATTGCAACATTCTGCCACCAACTCACCCACGGCGAAGAACCCAAAATAGAAACCGATGGGCAGGTTAAATTGATTTATGTAAGCGAGTTGGTTGAAACATTTATAAATATTATCAGTGAAAATCCGCTTTCTAAGAATTTCGCGCAGATTGCGCAGATGACCGCAGATAAAAACAGCGCAGATCCTCCCAATCCGCGTCATCAGCGTTCCATTTATGTCCCCTACACAAGCGAAGTAAAAGTTTCCGAAACCCTAAAGCTTCTCAAAAGCTACAAGGAGACTTATTTTGATAAGGGTATTCTTCCCAACCTGGACGATCCTTTTAACAGAAACCTGTTCAACACTTTTCTGTGTTACATTGACCATGCTGAATTTTTCCCTTTCCACCTCAAACTAAACACCGACGACAGGGGCAGCTTTGTTGAAACCGTGAAATTGCACAGCGGCGGACAGGTCAGTTTTTCAACTACCAGGTCCGGCATCACTCGCGGCAACCATTTCCATACACGCAAAGCCGAAAGGTTCGCGGTGATCAAAGGCAAAGCAAGAATTGAATTGCGTAAAATCGGAACCGATGAGGTGTTCAGCTTTGACCTCGATGGCAGCCAGCCATCATTTGTTGACATGCCCATCTGGCATACCCATAACATCACCAATATTGGCGATGAAGATTTATATACCATTTTCTGGATCAACGAGCATTTCAATGCCGATGATGCGGATACGTTTTTTGAAATAGTATGAACTTTAAGAAGTTTCACGCAGATAAATACAGGTTTCACGCAGATGAACGCAGATTTTAATACAACGCAGATAAGCGCAGATAAAAAATCAGCGAATGATTAATCTGCGAAAAACAAATCAGCGAAAATCTGCGAGAAATTCTTCCGCGAAAATCTGCGAGAAAATTCTTCAGCGAAAATCAGCGAGAAATTAATCAGCGAAAATCTGCGAGAAAACATTCAGCGAAAATCTGCGAGAAAAAATAAGCCTTAATCCGCGCGCAACAAAACCACCTCTATGAAAAAACTCAAAGTAATGACCATCGTCGGTACGCGTCCCGAGATCATCCGCCTCTCGCGTACCATGGCCCTGCTCGATGAACACGTAAACCACATCATCGTCCACACCGGCCAGAACTACGATTACGAGCTCAATGAAATTTTCTGGGAACAACTTGAGCTTCGCAAACCCGACCACTTCCTGAACGTTGACACTTCCAGTCTTGGCGCCGCCGTTGGCGACATCATCCGCAAATCGGAAGAAGTCTTGAAACTGGAACAACCCGATGCCGTGCTGGTACTTGGCGACACCAATTCCTGCCTGGCAGCGTATATGGCCAAGCGCATGCACATTCCCATTTTCCACATGGAGGCCGGCAACCGCTGCTTCGATCAGAATGTGCCCGAAGAGACCAACCGTAAGGTAATTGACCACATTGCCGATTTCAACCTGGTGTATACCGAACATGCCCGCCGCCACCTGCTTTCCGAAGGCCTACCCCACCGTCGCATCTACCTCACCGGCAGCCCTATGAAAGAAGTCCTCAACTACTACAAACCCAACATTGACAACTCCGACATCCTTTCCAGAATCGAACTCACACCCGTCACTTCCACAAGCTCAGTGACCGGAACCTCGAATCTCGAACCTAGAAAATACTTTCTCGTCTCCGTACACCGCGAAGAAAACGTTGACAATCCCGAAAACCTCAAAAAGATCCTGCACATCCTCAACCAACTTGCTGAAACCTACCAATTGCCCGTCATCATCTCCACCCATCCCCGCACAAAAAAGCGCCTCGATTCTCTCAACCAGCAACCAGTAACAAGTAACCTGCAACCAGTAACAAGCAACCAGCATCTCATATTCCACAAGCCCTTCGGTTTCCCCGACTACATCCACCTCCAGCAACACGCCAGATGCGTCATTTCCGACTCAGGTACAATCAGCGAAGAATCATCCATCCTTTCATTTCCGGCCATCAGTTTAAGACAAAGTATGGAACGCCCCGAAGCCCAGGATGCAGGCACAATCATCCTTACCGGTTTTGAGCCTGATATTGTACTCAACTCCATTGAGGCTGTCATTAAAGAGTTTGAAACAAAGAGCAAATATGATCAGATAGCGCAAGACTACACAATTGAAAATACTTCATGGCGGGTGCTGAAACTGATCCTTGGAAACACCAAATTGAGCGTTAAATGGGTATGATTGAAAAAAAGCCAATAAAAGTAATACTCTATCGCAGGCCTGAACTGAATAAAAACACTGCTTCATTTAACCGGAATGAAATGGTGGAAGAAATGTTATGCTCAACATTTCGCTGCGAAGTATTTCGTCCTTCAAATTGGGAAAATTATTCAAAAAACAGATACTTACGGGGTTTGAAATTGCGACTTTCTTCATACTGGCAATTGCACAATTTAATTTCACTAACAAAAGACAAAAGCTATAATTACGTCTTATTCATCTTTCCGCTCGATCCATTTACCGTTGATCCTTTTATTGACTTAGCAACTTCATTATTTGCAAAACTTCTGAAGATTAAGGTTGTAACTGAAAGAAATGAATATCCTTATGTCTTCTCAAATGGTGCTAATTCATTTAAAAAGATTCTATATCGCTTACTGCTCTTACCATGGCATTATCGAGTTTTTAATGCCTTATTCATTATGACCGATGAACTGATTAATTTTTATGGGAAGCATGCAAGCAAGAAATGCATTATCCAGAAATTGCCTATGACAGTAGATTTGAGAAGGTTCGACAATACGAAAAAAGATCCTGGTGTTTCATACATATTCTATTCTGGTAGTTTATTAGAACGAAAGGATGGGGTTGAAAGCTTGATACATGCCTTCTCAAAAATTGCTTATAAACACACTGATCTATTTCTGAAGATTGCCAATTCAGCAGAAAACGCAACACAAGTTGAAAAACTGGATTTGATAATTAAAAGATATGGTTTGTTTGATAGAGTAATATTACTCGGTTCAGTAGATCGTGATAGCATTCCAAAATTGCTCTTTTCTGCTAAGATACTGGTTTTAGCACGGCCAGATAGTTTGCAGGCACGTGGAGGTTTCCCTACTAAACTTGGTGAATACTTGGCTTCAGGTCAGCCAGTAATTGTTACGAGGGTGGGTGAAATTCCAAAAATCTTACTTGAGGATCAAGTCTATTTTATCAATCCATTAAACCTGGTTGCAGAACTTGCAGCAAAAATTGATTTCATACTTTCAAATTATGCAGAAGCATTAAAAATAGGCGCAAACGGGAAAAAAGCCGCAATTAAGAATTTTAGTTTAGAATCTAATCGTATAAAGCTTAAGATTGGAATTGAAAAGCTCTTCAGCATTTAGCGGTCCTTTACAACATTGACATTACTTTTAGCATGTTCTACTGATGTACAGAAACACTAAACGATTAACCAAGTGCTAAGAACCAATATGGATATATTAGTAATTCTAGAAAGAAACCCCTTTGCAACATCAAATGCTGCAAACAATAGATTTCTATCATTAGCTGAGGGTTTAGTTGAGAATGGATGCATAATAGAGTTACTTATAATTGGCGGGTA
This genomic interval from Bacteroidales bacterium contains the following:
- a CDS encoding glycosyltransferase, which encodes MSRRKEQKDTVLIGPLPPPIGGVSVHIARYSKLHNIPVIPENNSRKWKIVSRLLLIEAKSIHVHSASWFIALVLIFKYYFSKRNCEYFFVNHNFHIVTNRQKGIKRIIQQRFRYSFIRLCSVVYVVNPELIPKMEKIYGNINILLFDPFVPPDESTEEQQMKEFGPEVVGFIEGHRPIIISGAWQLSFHNNEDLYGFDLLIELMSHSMKSFPDIGLIFFIGNPAYNNAYLENKRNRIKELGLEKTILLITGQKEMWPLMKRSSLFIRATNTDGDPISIKEALHYGIHVLASDCTMRVSGVKLFKSRSLDSLISSTFAMLEESNR
- a CDS encoding polysaccharide biosynthesis protein, which gives rise to MGKILAITGGTGSFGNAVLRRFLNTESFSEIRIFSRDEKKQDDMRQFYRNDKIKYYIGDVRDSRSVEYAMQGVDYVFHAAALKQVPSCEFFPMEAVRTNVMGLENAIDAALKNGIKKMISLSTDKAVYPINAMGMTKALAEKVMVAKARQLNGNGTMLCGTRYGNVMASRGSVIPLFVSQIKAGKPITITDPGMTRFMMTLDDAVELVLFAFENGQPGDIFVQKSPASTIADLAQALIELYNANTEIRIIGTRHGEKLYESLVNREEMAKAVNLQDYYRIPADTRDLNYGKYFSEGEERVSQVDEYTSHNTERLDVEGTKQLLLKLPMIRKDILGESMDNIYEP
- a CDS encoding GxxExxY protein: MTENELSYIIRGAIFKVHNAVGPGLLESAYEAALAYELEKSGLSVQIQLGLPFVYEEVSLDVGYRIDILVENKVIIEVKSVETLAPVHFKQLLTYLKLSNKRLGLLVNFNTDTIANSIERIVNNL
- a CDS encoding NAD-dependent epimerase/dehydratase family protein yields the protein MIKVGITGQTGFIGTHLYNTLGLYPEQFQRIPFEDGFFQDEAKLKEFVSQCDAVVHLAAMNRHNDPQVIYETNIRLVKQLITACTETNSTPHILFSSSTQEERDNLYGKSKKEGRKLFEKWALTHDAQFTGLIIPNVFGPFGHPYYNSFIATFCHQLTHGEEPKIETDGQVKLIYVSELVETFINIISENPLSKNFAQIAQMTADKNSADPPNPRHQRSIYVPYTSEVKVSETLKLLKSYKETYFDKGILPNLDDPFNRNLFNTFLCYIDHAEFFPFHLKLNTDDRGSFVETVKLHSGGQVSFSTTRSGITRGNHFHTRKAERFAVIKGKARIELRKIGTDEVFSFDLDGSQPSFVDMPIWHTHNITNIGDEDLYTIFWINEHFNADDADTFFEIV
- the wecB gene encoding UDP-N-acetylglucosamine 2-epimerase (non-hydrolyzing), yielding MKKLKVMTIVGTRPEIIRLSRTMALLDEHVNHIIVHTGQNYDYELNEIFWEQLELRKPDHFLNVDTSSLGAAVGDIIRKSEEVLKLEQPDAVLVLGDTNSCLAAYMAKRMHIPIFHMEAGNRCFDQNVPEETNRKVIDHIADFNLVYTEHARRHLLSEGLPHRRIYLTGSPMKEVLNYYKPNIDNSDILSRIELTPVTSTSSVTGTSNLEPRKYFLVSVHREENVDNPENLKKILHILNQLAETYQLPVIISTHPRTKKRLDSLNQQPVTSNLQPVTSNQHLIFHKPFGFPDYIHLQQHARCVISDSGTISEESSILSFPAISLRQSMERPEAQDAGTIILTGFEPDIVLNSIEAVIKEFETKSKYDQIAQDYTIENTSWRVLKLILGNTKLSVKWV
- a CDS encoding glycosyltransferase family 4 protein — its product is MGMIEKKPIKVILYRRPELNKNTASFNRNEMVEEMLCSTFRCEVFRPSNWENYSKNRYLRGLKLRLSSYWQLHNLISLTKDKSYNYVLFIFPLDPFTVDPFIDLATSLFAKLLKIKVVTERNEYPYVFSNGANSFKKILYRLLLLPWHYRVFNALFIMTDELINFYGKHASKKCIIQKLPMTVDLRRFDNTKKDPGVSYIFYSGSLLERKDGVESLIHAFSKIAYKHTDLFLKIANSAENATQVEKLDLIIKRYGLFDRVILLGSVDRDSIPKLLFSAKILVLARPDSLQARGGFPTKLGEYLASGQPVIVTRVGEIPKILLEDQVYFINPLNLVAELAAKIDFILSNYAEALKIGANGKKAAIKNFSLESNRIKLKIGIEKLFSI